Proteins encoded within one genomic window of Halobacteroides halobius DSM 5150:
- a CDS encoding DUF1385 domain-containing protein produces the protein MKIGGRAYKNGVALYGKHYSVKAFYNDGELVYQVGKNALANNKLYQSARKIPVLRGMISLLISLYFFFKEAASKPKRFWPILLLISFNIVLEAYFILFPASSTKLVNNIFFLNPFIYWGLLLGGLFLLRQTLLAEIFKFHGAEHKAVNYYQANFSKSIAKHSRLARRCGTNLVAVYLIMTVLIEYLGLGFNLYWQTLLLLGVAYEILLLLPDSLLAIPFILQRFTTIEPETKHLRASKTALDILITQEENEVIK, from the coding sequence ATGAAAATTGGGGGTCGAGCTTATAAGAATGGAGTAGCCTTATATGGAAAGCATTATTCTGTTAAAGCCTTTTATAATGATGGCGAATTAGTCTATCAGGTAGGAAAGAATGCTCTAGCTAATAATAAATTATATCAATCAGCCAGAAAAATTCCTGTTTTAAGAGGTATGATAAGTTTGCTTATTTCTCTTTACTTTTTCTTTAAGGAAGCTGCTAGTAAACCTAAACGCTTCTGGCCTATTTTATTATTAATTAGTTTTAATATTGTTTTGGAAGCTTATTTTATTTTATTTCCAGCCAGTAGTACTAAACTAGTCAATAATATCTTCTTTTTAAACCCATTCATTTATTGGGGCTTACTATTAGGGGGATTATTTTTATTAAGACAAACTTTATTAGCAGAAATATTTAAATTCCATGGTGCTGAGCATAAAGCAGTTAATTATTATCAAGCAAATTTTTCTAAAAGCATAGCTAAGCATTCTCGTTTAGCTAGACGATGTGGAACTAATCTAGTAGCAGTTTATTTGATTATGACTGTGCTGATAGAATATTTAGGGTTAGGATTTAATCTTTATTGGCAGACCTTACTTTTATTAGGAGTAGCTTATGAGATACTACTATTACTGCCAGATAGCTTATTAGCTATCCCTTTTATTCTGCAACGCTTTACTACTATCGAACCAGAGACTAAACATCTTAGGGCATCTAAAACAGCATTAGATATTTTAATTACTCAAGAAGAAAATGAGGTGATAAAGTGA
- a CDS encoding MarR family winged helix-turn-helix transcriptional regulator, which produces MIDEPIGKYLSMTYRAHVSLLNKKLKPYDISHGQILLLIALYNQEGICQHQICQMYNLNKAAVGRGIKKLEEIGFITKQTDPNDKRKNLIYLTNKAKNFETKFREILCTVENEVRRDLSKKEIKTFLKVINKINHNLTTKLNN; this is translated from the coding sequence ATGATAGATGAACCAATTGGTAAATACTTAAGTATGACTTATCGTGCTCATGTTTCATTACTGAATAAAAAACTAAAACCTTATGATATTAGTCATGGACAAATTTTATTATTGATTGCTTTATATAATCAAGAAGGAATCTGCCAACATCAGATCTGCCAAATGTATAATTTAAATAAAGCTGCTGTAGGTAGAGGGATTAAAAAACTAGAAGAAATAGGTTTTATAACTAAACAAACTGATCCTAATGATAAACGGAAAAATTTAATCTATTTAACTAATAAAGCTAAAAATTTCGAGACTAAATTTAGAGAAATTTTATGCACAGTTGAAAATGAAGTTAGAAGAGATTTATCTAAAAAGGAAATTAAAACATTTCTTAAAGTGATCAATAAAATAAATCATAATTTAACAACAAAACTTAATAATTGA
- the splB gene encoding spore photoproduct lyase, translating to MKKFKPQRVLIEKQALDYPLAKKLETQFLKEDTPVDYIESHNRVSPAKEMEPIELFNWTKETLVIGTKKTLRFKSCQPSADYRLVTSTSCPAKCEYCYLAKNLGSASYVRIYVNLEEILKAVKKHIRKGHGEIITFEASSSSDPVAVEHLTGSLAKTIEYFGKQDKGRLRVVTKFAGVDSLLNLEHQRHTRFRFSLNTKYVIDTFEHLTSSLKERINAASKIQAANYPLGFILAPLMIYDGWQEGYTNLLNQLKESLSQPTDENLTFELIMHRFSTRSKNLIEARFPNTKLKLNKKDYQHKGFGKYVYPEHEADKLKKFLSKQINDLFPKAKIEYFT from the coding sequence ATGAAAAAATTCAAACCACAAAGAGTTCTAATAGAAAAGCAAGCATTAGACTATCCACTAGCAAAGAAATTAGAAACTCAATTTTTAAAAGAAGATACCCCAGTAGATTATATAGAATCACACAATCGAGTTAGTCCAGCAAAAGAAATGGAACCTATTGAGTTATTTAATTGGACTAAAGAAACACTAGTTATAGGTACTAAAAAGACTCTACGTTTTAAATCTTGTCAACCTTCAGCAGATTATCGTTTAGTAACTAGTACCAGTTGTCCTGCTAAGTGTGAATACTGTTATTTAGCTAAGAATTTAGGTAGTGCTTCATATGTTAGGATTTATGTTAATTTAGAAGAAATTCTAAAAGCAGTAAAAAAGCATATTAGAAAAGGGCATGGCGAAATTATTACTTTTGAAGCTAGTAGTTCTTCTGATCCAGTTGCTGTTGAGCATCTAACTGGTTCTTTAGCAAAAACAATTGAATACTTTGGTAAACAGGATAAAGGTAGGCTTAGAGTAGTAACTAAATTTGCAGGAGTTGATTCTTTATTAAATTTAGAGCATCAACGACATACTAGATTTAGATTTAGTCTTAATACTAAATATGTAATAGATACTTTTGAACACTTAACTTCTAGTCTAAAAGAAAGAATTAATGCAGCTAGTAAAATTCAAGCAGCTAATTATCCGTTAGGTTTTATTTTAGCCCCACTAATGATTTATGATGGTTGGCAAGAAGGTTATACTAACCTGTTAAACCAACTTAAAGAGTCACTCTCTCAACCTACTGATGAAAACTTAACTTTTGAGTTAATTATGCATCGTTTTAGTACTAGGTCTAAGAATTTAATTGAAGCTAGATTTCCTAATACAAAATTAAAGCTTAACAAAAAGGATTATCAGCACAAAGGATTTGGTAAGTATGTGTATCCAGAACATGAAGCAGATAAGTTAAAAAAGTTTCTTTCTAAACAGATTAATGATTTATTTCCTAAAGCAAAAATAGAGTATTTCACTTAA
- a CDS encoding 5' nucleotidase, NT5C type, translating into MNKIIGVDIDAVLTDEGTGTDNIWHQKICNYFNLEERKEQVYDFRDAYGLTLEEIEEFMATEGRKIFANVSPLTEAKEVLADLQQQGCTIILVTARAKEHNQVTLDWLDEHQIPFDKLIHSEEKANICQAEGIELFIDDRVSNLLPIKELGIPVLLMDMDHNQSFKGPIPRVHNWQEIKEQLEQILKGA; encoded by the coding sequence GTGAACAAGATAATTGGAGTAGATATTGATGCAGTTTTAACTGATGAAGGTACAGGTACAGATAATATTTGGCATCAAAAAATTTGTAATTATTTTAATTTAGAAGAAAGAAAAGAACAGGTGTATGATTTTAGAGATGCTTATGGCTTAACTCTAGAAGAGATAGAAGAATTTATGGCTACAGAAGGAAGGAAAATCTTCGCTAATGTTTCTCCTCTTACTGAAGCAAAAGAAGTTTTAGCTGACTTACAACAGCAAGGTTGTACTATTATTTTAGTTACTGCTAGGGCAAAAGAACACAACCAAGTAACTCTTGACTGGCTTGATGAACATCAAATTCCTTTTGATAAATTAATTCACAGTGAAGAAAAGGCTAATATTTGTCAAGCGGAAGGAATTGAGTTGTTTATAGATGATAGAGTTAGTAATTTGCTACCAATTAAAGAGTTAGGAATTCCAGTCTTATTAATGGATATGGATCATAATCAAAGCTTTAAAGGGCCAATTCCTAGAGTGCATAATTGGCAAGAAATAAAAGAACAACTAGAGCAGATATTAAAAGGGGCTTAA
- a CDS encoding MATE family efflux transporter, whose product MELNKKSDRLGTEPILPLLFKLAAPGIVGMIINALYNVVDSIYIGRLSTEALSALALAFPIQMILIAIGAGTGIGTNSLISRLLGKGEVHKANNTAEHVFLIAIIYSIVTGIIGGFFGDDLINLFTNNPHLIALGNRYIRIIMMGSVAVFVPIIFNNILRGEGNTFVPMLTMLIGAITNIILDPFLIFGLGFFPKLGVEGAAVATVVSRALSGLFITLVILSDKNQIQLKLEEFDFDLQIIKEIYQVGFPAMIMRGLASIMIAGMNTIVGAYSTTAIAIVGIYFRLQAFVILPILGLSQGFMPLVGYNYGHNNPNRMKKTIISGSAVTFLFSLVSFATFQLFADELIRLFNNDPKLITIGTTALKRISLAYLIMGVNLIGSTTFQAIGKGFPSLFISFLRQILILLPTMYFLGEIYGLSTLWFAFPIAEGITFIILSIWLITTLKKLFIDMKTPNLINNH is encoded by the coding sequence ATGGAGCTTAATAAAAAATCTGATAGATTAGGAACAGAGCCTATTCTACCACTGTTATTCAAACTAGCGGCACCAGGAATTGTAGGAATGATAATTAATGCTTTATATAATGTAGTAGATAGTATTTATATTGGGCGTTTAAGCACAGAAGCACTTTCAGCTTTAGCCTTAGCTTTTCCGATTCAAATGATCTTAATTGCTATTGGGGCTGGAACCGGGATTGGAACTAATTCTTTAATCTCTAGATTATTAGGAAAGGGAGAAGTGCATAAAGCAAATAATACAGCAGAACATGTCTTTTTAATTGCTATTATCTATTCAATAGTAACAGGAATTATAGGAGGCTTCTTTGGGGATGATTTGATTAATCTCTTTACTAATAACCCCCACTTAATTGCTTTAGGTAATAGATACATTAGGATAATTATGATGGGGTCAGTAGCTGTATTTGTCCCTATAATCTTTAATAATATTTTACGGGGTGAAGGTAATACTTTTGTTCCTATGTTAACAATGTTAATCGGAGCAATTACCAATATAATTCTTGATCCTTTTTTAATTTTTGGGCTTGGATTTTTCCCTAAACTAGGAGTTGAAGGAGCTGCTGTAGCTACTGTTGTATCTAGAGCATTAAGTGGACTGTTTATTACTTTAGTAATTTTAAGTGATAAAAATCAGATCCAATTAAAACTAGAAGAATTTGATTTTGATTTACAAATTATTAAAGAAATTTATCAAGTAGGATTTCCAGCAATGATCATGAGAGGATTAGCTAGTATCATGATTGCTGGCATGAATACAATTGTAGGAGCATATAGTACAACAGCAATTGCTATAGTAGGTATTTACTTTAGATTACAAGCTTTTGTTATTTTACCTATTTTAGGTTTAAGCCAAGGTTTTATGCCTCTTGTTGGTTATAATTATGGCCATAACAACCCTAACAGAATGAAAAAAACAATCATTTCTGGATCTGCAGTAACTTTTTTATTTTCATTAGTTAGTTTTGCTACATTTCAACTATTTGCTGATGAACTAATTAGACTATTTAATAATGATCCTAAATTAATAACTATTGGAACTACCGCTTTAAAAAGAATCAGCCTTGCTTATTTGATTATGGGGGTTAATCTGATTGGTTCTACAACTTTCCAAGCAATTGGTAAAGGGTTCCCTAGTTTATTTATCTCATTTTTAAGACAAATTTTAATTTTATTACCAACTATGTACTTCTTAGGAGAAATTTATGGATTATCAACCTTATGGTTTGCTTTTCCAATAGCAGAAGGAATCACCTTTATCATATTATCGATTTGGTTAATAACAACCCTAAAAAAATTATTTATTGATATGAAGACACCAAACTTAATTAATAACCACTAA